CTGTGTATGTCGCCCTGTACGTCACCGTGTTTTGCCGCGATCAGCTCCCTGGATTGATTCGGCCGCTGTTCCAGACACGTATCACTGACGGCAGGATCGTGCTTGAAGCTTGGCTCCTAGGAGAACATCACGCGTCGATTTCGCACGAATTTTCTCGATTTCAAAACCCCTGGTAAAGGGGGGCTTCCGCCGGGTCACCCATCGAGTCCGTCCCACCCAAGCGGATCGAGGAACTTACTCCGGTTCGAATCCGAATTCTCGCATCCAATCGTTAACTTCATCAGAATCCTCGATTCGAGGCTTTCCCACCCTACCCTGCTGCGATTTGGAGTCCGGCGTTTTGCTGTTCGCTTTTTTCGCCGGCGGTTCTGTTGGTTTTGTCTTGCCCGTTCGAGGCACTTTGGGGGGAGGTGTCTTTGAGCTTTTTCCGCTCGATTCGGGCAACGGTCTAGGCTTTGTTTTAGGAGCCTTCTGCTTGAGCAAACGGTCAGTCGCGAGCAGTTCTTCCAGTTCTGGATCCGACAATGAAATCTCTTGAAGAGGCTGCCGTGGTTTCAGTGACGCTTGTCGTCTGTTTGGTCCAGAATCGATTTGTCCAGAACGTTTCGGTGCCGCGCTAGCACCGCCCTGCCCTTTCGATTTTTCCGACAAGGCTTTTGAAGACCCCGGATTGCTCGATCCTTCGACGCAGTAGTACTCTCCGTCGGCCAGGATGATGGTCCCATCGGTCAGCGCATCCATCCATGGTTCACTGTCACGAAAGGCAGCAGATCGTCGGGAGGCTGCAATTTGAACTCGGTGATCAGAGGAGACCACCATCAGTTTTTTGGGCGTGTGATGACCTCGAATGAGTTCTTCCAGTAGGTCATCGGCTGTGGGATAGCCGACGGCGAAACGGACTTTGATCCCATGATGCTGATACTCGCTCGCACGATCCTTCGGTGGGTTCGCGGCATCAAAAACGACGCAGGTCCGATGTCGAGTCTCGTCATCGAGATATTTCACCAAATCACGCAGCAGCACGCGCCGATTCTTTTCAAGCCACCGAGGGTCTGATGCCTTCGTGCGGATCGGTTGGGTGATGTTGTAGCCGTCGATAAGTAGTAGCAGAGACACAACGGTTCACCAAACAATCCGATGGCGAGTATTCAAGATTG
The Stieleria sp. JC731 genome window above contains:
- a CDS encoding NYN domain-containing protein, translating into MSLLLLIDGYNITQPIRTKASDPRWLEKNRRVLLRDLVKYLDDETRHRTCVVFDAANPPKDRASEYQHHGIKVRFAVGYPTADDLLEELIRGHHTPKKLMVVSSDHRVQIAASRRSAAFRDSEPWMDALTDGTIILADGEYYCVEGSSNPGSSKALSEKSKGQGGASAAPKRSGQIDSGPNRRQASLKPRQPLQEISLSDPELEELLATDRLLKQKAPKTKPRPLPESSGKSSKTPPPKVPRTGKTKPTEPPAKKANSKTPDSKSQQGRVGKPRIEDSDEVNDWMREFGFEPE